A genomic region of Pseudoalteromonas piscicida contains the following coding sequences:
- a CDS encoding sugar phosphate isomerase/epimerase family protein, translated as MKQIKGPAIFLAQFVSDEAPFNNFNSICQWASNLGYKGIQLPSWEQRLFDLQKAAESQDYCDEITGIAAEHGLTISELSTHLQGQLVAVHPAYDQMFDGFAPAKVHGSPKARMEWATEQLMLAASASAKLGLTSHASFSGALLWHTFYPWPQRPNGLVEQGFEELAKRWLPILNRFDEVGVDVCYELHPGEDLHDGVTFERFLAATNNHPRANILYDPSHFVLQQLDYLAFIDIYHERIKAFHVKDAEFIPNGRCGVYGGYQGWQQRPGRFRSLGDGQVDFKKIFSKLTQYGFDGWAVLEWECCIKHPEDGAKEGAEFIKQHLIRPTEKAFDDFAGSSTDTERNNQILGIK; from the coding sequence ATGAAGCAAATTAAAGGACCCGCTATTTTTCTCGCGCAGTTTGTCTCGGACGAGGCGCCATTTAACAATTTTAATAGTATTTGCCAGTGGGCAAGTAACCTAGGTTATAAAGGTATTCAGCTACCAAGTTGGGAACAGCGACTGTTTGATCTGCAAAAAGCCGCTGAAAGCCAAGATTATTGCGACGAGATCACTGGTATTGCCGCAGAGCATGGCCTTACTATTTCAGAGCTATCAACCCATTTGCAGGGTCAATTAGTGGCGGTGCACCCAGCTTATGATCAAATGTTCGACGGCTTTGCACCAGCAAAAGTGCATGGCTCTCCTAAGGCTCGTATGGAGTGGGCAACTGAGCAACTAATGCTAGCTGCCAGTGCCAGTGCTAAGCTCGGGCTGACCAGTCACGCAAGCTTTTCTGGTGCCTTGCTCTGGCATACCTTTTACCCCTGGCCACAACGTCCAAATGGCTTGGTGGAACAAGGGTTTGAGGAGCTCGCAAAACGCTGGTTGCCTATTTTGAACCGCTTTGACGAGGTTGGCGTGGATGTGTGCTATGAGCTTCATCCAGGTGAAGATCTACACGATGGCGTGACTTTTGAACGCTTTTTAGCGGCGACGAATAATCACCCGCGTGCCAATATTCTTTACGATCCAAGTCACTTTGTCTTACAGCAATTGGACTACTTAGCGTTTATCGACATCTACCATGAACGTATCAAAGCGTTTCATGTAAAAGATGCCGAATTTATCCCCAATGGCCGCTGCGGTGTTTACGGCGGATACCAAGGATGGCAACAACGGCCAGGGCGGTTCCGTTCATTAGGTGATGGACAGGTCGACTTTAAGAAAATATTTAGTAAGTTAACACAGTACGGTTTTGATGGTTGGGCTGTATTGGAATGGGAATGCTGTATTAAGCACCCTGAAGATGGGGCCAAAGAAGGTGCCGAATTTATCAAACAGCACTTGATAAGACCAACCGAAAAAGCCTTCGATGATTTTGCAGGAAGTAGCACCGATACCGAACGCAATAATCAAATCCTCGGCA